The Phormidium sp. PBR-2020 DNA segment TCTGCATCAAGCCTTAAACAGCACCTTGCGCGTCTTACAACACCGCTTACAGGGGGATGGCCGGCAAGGACCGATTGAACTCATCCGCGACTATGACGAGAATTTGACCAAAGTGGACTGTTTTCCTGGGCAACTCAATCAAGCCTTTGCCAACGTCATCGGTAATGCCATTGATGCCTTGCGAGACCAAGAGAAAGCTCAGAGCCAGGGAGAGTATATCCCCACCTTAACCGTTCAGACTCAACATTTGGGCGATCGGGTTCGGATCTGCTTCAGGGACAATGGGCCGGGTATGGATGAATCCGTGCGATCGCGCATTTTCGATCCGTTTTTCACCACGAAACCTGTGGGCCGAGGCACAGGCTTAGGCCTCTCAACTACCTATCAAATCATTGTCGAGAAACATAGGGGAAGTCTGACCTGTACCTCACAATGTCAGCAAGGAACCTCTATCGTCTTGGAACTTCCCCTAGACTCGAACCGCTAGGGTGCGCCCGTTCTCTTGGGAGCCAGCCCCTACTTATAAATGGGCATGACTCCCCGTTTCAGGCGATCGAGATAATCTCGTAAATCCGTCGCCACTTCATTCGAGAGGATAAATCCTCCCAACATATTAGGAAAGGCCATCGTCAGCAGCATCATATCACTGAAGTCCAGCACTGAACCGAGATTAACTACTGCCCCCACAAACACACAGAGGACGAAAATCACCCGGTAGATTTGGGTTTGTTGGTCTCCAAACAGATAAGTCCAGGCCCGCTCGCCATAGTAACTCCAAGAAATCATCGTTGAGAAGGCAAACAGGAACACTGCCAGAGATAGCAAGACGGGAAACCAGCCAATCACGGTACCAAAGGCGGCCGCTGTTAAATCAACCCCGGTGATGTCTAGGTCTTGATAGACTCCCGTAATCACCACCACGAGGGCTGTCATGTTACAGACCACCACCGTATCAATGAACGGCTCAAGCAGTGCCACAATCCCTTCTCGCACTGGTTCTTCGGTGCGGGCTGCTGCATGGGCGATCGCTGCTGAGCCGATTCCCGCTTCGTTGGAGAAGACGGCCCGGCGTACCCCTTGAATCAGAACCCCAATAAAGCCCCCTTCCACGGCTTCCGGGGTAAAAGCACCCGAGATAATCGTACTGAAGGCACTGGGGACTTCTGAGATGTTGGTGAGAATAATCCATAGGGCTGCCAAGACGTAAATGACACACATCGAGGGGACAATCGCCGCCGCCACGGAGCCAATCCGACGAATACCACCAATGATGACTAGAGCGACCAGGGTGGCTAGCAAAACTCCATAGAGCCAATTGGGAATGGGGACGAAATCGGACACGGCGGAGAAGGACTGGTTAGCCTGAAACATATTTCCCCCTCCCAAAGAGCCACCAATACAGAGGATGGCGAATAGCACGGCTAAGAGTCTACCCAAGGGTTCTAAGCCCCGTTGAGCGAGACCTTGGGAGAGGTAGTACATCGGGCCTCCAGCAATATGACCATCGGCATAGACGATGCGATATTTTTGGGCCAGGGTACATTCGACAAACTTACTGGTCATACCAAACAGTCCCGCCAGGGTCATCCAAAAGACAGCCCCCGGCCCCCCCGCCTGGACGGCGATCGCCACCCCAGCAATGTTCCCCAAGCCAACGGTTGCCGAGAGAGCGGCAGACAGGGCTTGAAAGTGGGTGAGTTCACCCTCTTCCTCGGGATCGTCATAATGACCGGCTACCACGTAAATGGCGTGTTTAAAGGCGCGGATATTGACAAAACTCATCCGCAAGGTAAAAAATACGGCCCCACCAATGAGCCATAGGACAATCAGGGGAATCCCCCCAAGGCTAAAAAAGAGAACTTCTGCCATGGCAGCAACAAGACCACTGAAAACCCGGTCTATCAGTTCTAAAATGTTGCCCGAGCCGTTCAGAGATTCGTCCGCCACTTCCTGGGCGATCGCCGCTGTGGGCAATGCCAGTAAGAGCATAAAGAGTAACCAACGCTGTTTCATCTTGGGATATCCCGAATAATGTCAGTAAATCTGAATTGGAGTTCACTCTACCAAATCTTCTGAATATTCGGTGTCTTGCCCACTAGGTTGTGACCCATTCATGGAACTCCTGTATGGGTCAGGTTATGGGTCAGGTTATGGATGTTAAGCTCTATGGGCCGTTGATATTTTTAATTATCATTCGGGTACATAGCGATGGATTAACGCAATGGATTGAAGTGGGGGCGATCGCCTCTCCTGAATTAATCCTCAGATGGTAGCATTTTAAACAGTCCAATCGTCTTAGGTATGCTTGTTCCCATATCCACCAGGGCCTCATCCGCCGACAACAGGGGAGAGGAAAGGCTTATGGCAATTTCATAATCCCCCGCCGGTAAGGTCACGGGAAAAGATAAAAACTGAAGATCGCGAATCGTTTTCCCAGCTTCCATGGGATCATCCCCTAAAAAACCTTGAAGAATGACTCGGGGAATTGCCATGAGTAGGGTATTATCCTGTTGAATACTGAGGGTGAATGTAGTCTGGGAAGGGATGGTTTCTAGGATATCCCAATATAGAGTCAGTTCAAGGGGATCTCCTGGAGTCAGGGCGTCAGAAGTAAGAGTATACCCCCGCAATTTTAATCCATCAGCTTCAATCACTTCCTCTGGGCTAATAATAGTCTGCATTTCTTCAGGCCGGGCGATCGGTCCTGGGTAAATTGTGGCATAGTCAACACCATTGAGTTGCACAACATGTACGGGATCTTGACGTGAGAAATACTCAATGACTTCAGGGGCAGGAAACTGTCGCTGAATGTGATGGATATAAAACAGTAAAAAATTAGCATTCCGTAGCCAATGCCTGGACCAGGACTCTGTAAAAGAGCGATAAACTACCAACACATTTCCCTTAAAATAAGGGGCTAATGCGGGTCTAAAAGGACTTGCAATCACCAAATTTTCGGGGTTGGGTTGACGATTTAGCCAATCTCCGGCTAGTTCTAACCCTTCACCATTACCAATTCTCAGGAAGAATCTAGCTGTTTTTGTGCCTCCAAGCAAGGGGTTGTGGTAACTAATATAATAGGGGAAAAATGGATAAACAGTTGCTAATTGAATTCCTAAAACCAGCAAAACAAAAGCGTTGAAAACAAACCCAGATTTCTGAAGTATTTTGGAGCGGATTTGGGGAGTGAGGCGATTTATATATCGCTCGATTCGTTTGAGGATAATCAAGCTGGCGATCGCAGCATTGATAGCAATAAAGGGAATAATGGGCAAAATATAGCGATCAACTTTGTTTTCGGGGAGTGAGACTATCCAAAAAAATGAGATTATTAATATGAAATTGGCAACCAGGTATTTTTGATAGATAATCTGGGGTCGCCAAGCGGGTACACTGGCAAGCATAATAGAGGTAAAGCTACTCAAGAGGAGCAGCGGCGAGAAGCGATACAGGATGACGACAGGATAAAATAAGACATTGAGCCGAGCCCGAGATCGCCCCAAAAAGAAGGGAGTTCCTTGTT contains these protein-coding regions:
- a CDS encoding sodium:alanine symporter family protein, with amino-acid sequence MKQRWLLFMLLLALPTAAIAQEVADESLNGSGNILELIDRVFSGLVAAMAEVLFFSLGGIPLIVLWLIGGAVFFTLRMSFVNIRAFKHAIYVVAGHYDDPEEEGELTHFQALSAALSATVGLGNIAGVAIAVQAGGPGAVFWMTLAGLFGMTSKFVECTLAQKYRIVYADGHIAGGPMYYLSQGLAQRGLEPLGRLLAVLFAILCIGGSLGGGNMFQANQSFSAVSDFVPIPNWLYGVLLATLVALVIIGGIRRIGSVAAAIVPSMCVIYVLAALWIILTNISEVPSAFSTIISGAFTPEAVEGGFIGVLIQGVRRAVFSNEAGIGSAAIAHAAARTEEPVREGIVALLEPFIDTVVVCNMTALVVVITGVYQDLDITGVDLTAAAFGTVIGWFPVLLSLAVFLFAFSTMISWSYYGERAWTYLFGDQQTQIYRVIFVLCVFVGAVVNLGSVLDFSDMMLLTMAFPNMLGGFILSNEVATDLRDYLDRLKRGVMPIYK
- a CDS encoding glycosyltransferase family 39 protein, giving the protein MVISRSFKPTVFLILVFLICFLPRVFFSQVPINIDENLWLFRGSSFLAQVLSGNLEKFKDTYLQHHPGVPTMWVNGFGITLGCVVDHWFPLHLSLDSESVRSCIYRLREQNFAPIDSYVLTRCIQGVITSALMTLSSWLVVRLINLKFAIIWIAILALEPFFLAYQRLLITDSLQCVFILVSILALFLHWRLASGNSYLILSGVAMGMAIATKTTTILLFPGLIVITVLTELNYFQPIFPKKGMAEQAKDIGIWTLCLVAIFILIWPAMWVAPWQTMSSLLGDLQQETQQGTPFFLGRSRARLNVLFYPVVILYRFSPLLLLSSFTSIMLASVPAWRPQIIYQKYLVANFILIISFFWIVSLPENKVDRYILPIIPFIAINAAIASLIILKRIERYINRLTPQIRSKILQKSGFVFNAFVLLVLGIQLATVYPFFPYYISYHNPLLGGTKTARFFLRIGNGEGLELAGDWLNRQPNPENLVIASPFRPALAPYFKGNVLVVYRSFTESWSRHWLRNANFLLFYIHHIQRQFPAPEVIEYFSRQDPVHVVQLNGVDYATIYPGPIARPEEMQTIISPEEVIEADGLKLRGYTLTSDALTPGDPLELTLYWDILETIPSQTTFTLSIQQDNTLLMAIPRVILQGFLGDDPMEAGKTIRDLQFLSFPVTLPAGDYEIAISLSSPLLSADEALVDMGTSIPKTIGLFKMLPSED